A stretch of Ligilactobacillus faecis DNA encodes these proteins:
- a CDS encoding DUF3173 domain-containing protein: MDKQMINFEDLVKMGFPANQARNIIREAKGILVSRGYGFYNGKRVGLVPSSVVAEIIGLPSIDEGAD; this comes from the coding sequence ATGGATAAACAAATGATAAATTTTGAAGACCTGGTAAAAATGGGTTTTCCTGCTAATCAGGCAAGAAATATTATTCGGGAAGCTAAGGGAATACTTGTATCACGAGGATATGGGTTTTATAATGGTAAACGAGTAGGGCTTGTCCCATCATCAGTTGTTGCGGAAATTATTGGCTTACCATCAATAGATGAAGGGGCAGATTGA
- a CDS encoding replication protein — protein sequence MKVKQKEVRSSKWAFLVYEESAPKDFIEKLNSKHVPYILSPLHNLDVNSETGELKKAHWHGCLFFESLKSQSQVSELLADLNGPKYVEVVHSPKGMYDYFVHAENPDKTPYKVEDIKSGCGFDLVKFMREQGEDEFVAKVIDVIEENDFYEFRELVSYARKEDMELLKLIISRAYFFVKYLDSRRNAMRDNEK from the coding sequence TCTTGTATATGAAGAAAGTGCGCCGAAAGACTTTATTGAAAAGTTAAACAGTAAGCATGTACCTTATATTTTGAGTCCGTTACACAACTTAGATGTTAATTCAGAAACAGGGGAATTAAAAAAAGCTCATTGGCACGGGTGCTTATTCTTTGAATCGTTGAAAAGTCAATCACAAGTTTCTGAATTACTTGCAGATTTGAATGGTCCTAAATATGTTGAAGTAGTTCACTCCCCTAAAGGTATGTATGATTACTTTGTCCATGCTGAAAATCCTGACAAAACCCCATATAAAGTAGAAGATATTAAGTCAGGTTGCGGATTTGATTTAGTGAAATTCATGCGTGAACAAGGTGAAGATGAATTTGTAGCTAAAGTTATTGATGTAATTGAGGAAAATGATTTTTATGAATTTCGTGAGCTTGTTTCATACGCAAGAAAAGAAGATATGGAACTATTAAAACTTATTATTAGTAGAGCTTATTTTTTCGTAAAATATTTAGATTCAAGAAGAAATGCGATGAGAGATAATGAAAAATAG